A portion of the Corynebacterium occultum genome contains these proteins:
- a CDS encoding MFS transporter gives MSTDNPALWRTVLICGAAVAFDGYDLVAYGTTLSELRAEWGISATQAGLLGSAPLIGMLLGSISAGALTSRWSRNTVLAACVTWFSIFMAACALAPGPGWFLALRFLSGLGLGATLPIAAAITQQAAPAGRRNLVYVIMQSGFPLGGVAAALAGMVLIPNFSWHAVYLMGALPLITILPAILFWLPREKSTPTELGGAMQALAPLFAPGWRVVTLLFWALAFCAMLFVYGANTWLPALMRENGHGVTSSLVFLLTFNLGAIVGGVLAGWLADRFGSRPVVAASFLLGAVAVGAFAFLRGESTLLLCAALAGYGAVGTQTLINSWATAAYPEAARVAGVGWALGAGRLGGILGPTLTGMVIALGFTQTGPFLLFCVVAVVGAVLASGLRPPKQPAAVGSSPVVGIPVPAAH, from the coding sequence TTGAGCACCGACAACCCCGCCCTGTGGCGCACCGTGCTGATCTGCGGTGCCGCAGTGGCCTTTGACGGTTATGACCTGGTCGCCTATGGCACCACCCTCAGTGAACTGCGCGCGGAATGGGGGATCAGTGCCACCCAGGCGGGACTGCTGGGTTCCGCACCCCTGATCGGCATGCTGCTCGGTTCCATCAGTGCCGGGGCATTGACCAGCCGCTGGTCCCGGAACACCGTGCTGGCGGCCTGTGTCACCTGGTTCTCCATCTTCATGGCGGCCTGCGCCCTGGCACCCGGTCCGGGCTGGTTCCTGGCGCTGCGTTTCCTCTCCGGCCTGGGACTGGGTGCCACGCTGCCGATCGCCGCGGCAATCACCCAGCAGGCCGCTCCAGCGGGACGCCGCAACCTGGTCTACGTGATCATGCAGTCCGGTTTCCCACTGGGTGGTGTCGCTGCCGCTCTCGCCGGCATGGTGCTCATCCCCAACTTCAGCTGGCATGCCGTCTACCTGATGGGTGCCCTGCCCCTGATCACCATCCTGCCGGCGATCCTGTTCTGGCTGCCGCGGGAAAAGAGCACCCCAACCGAGCTGGGTGGCGCGATGCAGGCACTGGCACCGCTCTTCGCCCCGGGTTGGCGGGTGGTCACCCTGCTGTTCTGGGCGCTGGCCTTCTGCGCCATGCTCTTCGTCTATGGCGCGAATACCTGGCTGCCGGCGCTGATGCGGGAAAATGGTCACGGGGTGACCTCCTCCCTGGTGTTCCTGCTGACCTTCAACCTGGGTGCCATTGTCGGTGGGGTCCTGGCAGGTTGGCTGGCGGACCGTTTCGGCTCCCGGCCGGTGGTGGCCGCCTCCTTCCTCCTCGGGGCGGTGGCGGTCGGCGCCTTTGCTTTCCTCCGCGGCGAATCCACGCTGTTGCTCTGCGCTGCGCTGGCCGGTTATGGGGCGGTGGGTACCCAGACCCTGATCAACAGCTGGGCCACCGCCGCCTACCCGGAAGCCGCCCGGGTGGCAGGCGTCGGTTGGGCCCTGGGGGCGGGCCGCCTCGGCGGCATCCTCGGCCCCACCCTGACCGGCATGGTCATCGCTCTCGGATTCACACAGACCGGCCCCTTCCTGCTGTTCTGCGTGGTGGCGGTGGTGGGCGCCGTGCTGGCCAGTGGCCTGCGCCCACCGAAGCAACCCGCCGCGGTGGGCAGTTCACCGGTGGTGGGGATCCCGGTTCCAGCTGCCCACTGA